CGTTTGTGAACAAGGATCTGTTGAATATCTAATGAAATGATctctttcaaaaataaatataaaaagatTAAGTAGTTTACAATCAATCAATATTTGCAAATTAATACCATTATAAACAAAAATGGGGTTATCCTAAAGCGAAATAAATATTATCGACGACTGTCAAATCGCAATAACGATCCGGTAAATCAAAAGTTCGCATAGGATGACAATATATTTCGCTTATCCGAGTGATTAATAAAAATGTATACCAAAGACATTTgttaatatatttttgttatagTAATCAACAACCGTGTCAACCTATCAACCTCTATGTTCACCACTGAGGTTACACTTATCTATTAGATacataattttgataatatttatcACAGAAGAATGTCACCTCAGTGGTGGAAACAGATATGGACACAGTTGGTGAGCATCATAACAAAATTGTTGttaatatatatagttttataTGCTCTCCACCAAATGTACTCATCTCTGTGCTTACCGTTGAGGTTGTTACTCACTTAATGGATGCATAATTTTGGATATTTTTTATCAAGTCCAATATGTGAGTGTTAGCTCAACGATGAACACAAAAATAGACATAATTGGTGAacaatatatcaaaactgtatatatattacgttatttaattatattcaGTCTACTTTTTGAAATATCTCCGCTCCTTTTTTAATGTTATCAATTAACTCATcccatttttcttaaaaaaattaagaaaattaaaaCTTTGGGTTACCAActtgataaaattaaaatttgagtgctgatttgattgtttaGTTATATATATTCTCAACATCTAAATGAAACGGAGAAGCAGCAAAAAGTGAAAACAACTGAGATCTTGTATTTTTAACAAATATTGTTTATGTATATGTTAATGAAAAATGTATTAAACAATTATAAATGTTTCATTTACTCTTAGTTATTTTTTGAAGcactttgaatatttttttgtgATAGACAcatcacacacacatatatatatataaatgtattATAAGTCATTATTAATTAATGGGATATACAAAATGAAAAAGATAATTTATAggattaaaacataaaataataaaatatttgatttttggacaagataaaagaaaatctaAAAATGGCAAACAAAATATTGTCTTTGAATATCAACAGCGATTTCGATTACTGCAACACCACAAGAAAACTAATCTCTTTGGAGAAAGATTGATCGAGAGAGATGGCTCATCTCTCTTTACACTCACCCTCTGCCATTTCAAGATTCACTCTACAAAAATCTGAGCTTTCCTCAAAGCGCTGTAACTATCTGTTCTGTTCTCTGTGCTCTTATCTTTTTATGTTCTTGAAAATTTTCTAATTTAGTGTTCGCTCATGTTGATATTTCTTGGATTTATTTGTCTGTAACTGTTGGAATGTGAAGCCGGGAAAGAAAGATTCAGTTTTTGGATAATGTATTGCATAATTGACGGTGGTCATAAATtgttgtttttaaaataaaaaaatcgtcATTTTTGATTAAATACTGTTTTATGTTTTGTGTGTATGCAAGGTTATGCACCAAGTTATGCAGGAAACAATGGGTATGCAATATCTCATTGATTAATTTGGTTTTTGTGGATTAGGAGGTGAATGCTTTGGAAAATGTACTAGGaatgaaattttgttttgttttttgttttaattctTTTTAGTTACTttgcttttaatttttttaaataaatgctACTCAAATTTTTATTCATCCGGTACCAAGTGAGTTGATCATGCTTTGTTTGTTCATTTGTAGCTTCGAAATTCAAGCCGTCTAGATTTCAAATTATatccagtttggaggatgacagCTGCTCTACCGGTTCTTCCGACCGTTCCATGGAACTCAAAAAAGAACAGGTCTAacttttgtgtgtgtttgtgtgtctTTTTTGCTACTTCTTCTTTGCCTGTGCAAACTGGTGCTATTCGATTGCTTGCTTCTCTATGTTTTCTATGTGATTTCGTTATGACCATAGATTTGCACTATCAATCAACTCGTATAATAGATTAGCAGATTTTTGTCACAGATTATCAAGCGAGTTAAGACTTAGCTTGTTCTAGGATTAATGGATTTTTGTTTAAGCAGCTAATTAAGAGTGCAGAAGAGTTTTGATTTCAAGGGCCCTTTACAATCCGATTGTAACATCTGGTATCATAGCCAATTATACTTCACGTAGTTTTATGTTTATAGAGCAAAATTACTTGCATCTTTGAATATTTTCTCAATGATGCAAGATGTATAATGGTCGGTTGTTTTCTCGATCATGCAAGATGTATATCTTGGACGTTATACATCTTGCAATCATTGAGAAAATTCTTCCGCATCATTGAGTTTTGCCCTTTATATCTTCTGGGGCCTTCACTCTGTCTTTAAATGGGCCTTGAGTTTCAACATTACAAAGAGTTAAATCTGGTAATAGAATATTCTTCGCTGACGAGAAATCTTGGACATATTATTGTTTGCTTTCTGCCCCTTGAACATCTGTTGTACCTTTGTGTGTACATCATCTCAAGTAAAGTTTTCTTGCCACTAAACAGATATCTCATGAGGGAACCTCTCGGAGGCAGTGCCTGACGTGTTTATGTTCTATAGCTTTGATCATTGCACCGAGAATGTCTGGTTCTGAACTGAAGGCAATTGCCTTGGATGGAAAAGAAAAGGCTGTTTGTCGAAATTGTGGGGGTAGTGGTGCTATTATCTGTAAGTATAGATTCCATTTCTATGGTCATTATATAAGCCTTTCCATGCTTTAGTTGTAATATAAAATGAATTTTAAAGTCATTGCTTTGCTCGTATGAGttgatgtttcaaatttttatctgATTTGTCATGCTCTGCGAGTTATTCATTTGCTTTTTGTTTAGGTGACATGTGTGGTGGTACAGGAAAATGGAAAGCTCTAAACAGAAAAAGAGCCAAAGACGTCTACGTGTTTACGGAATGCCCAAATTGTTATGGTATGCAATTTTTAGTGACTCGTGAATAGATTCATTTTGTCTTAGTTGATACAAATTGTCACCTCTCTTTTGCCTGAACGGTGAGATTGAAATGTAAGTTTACAGGACAAAGGTACTTTCTCTGAGGTTTATTTGTTGGATTTTAGtttatggtttattatgatTTGTTTGCCTTTGACCTGCTTCCAATACTGATTTCAGCATTCGGATTTTCTCGATTTTTTATGTAGGTCGAGGAAAACTAGTATGTCCTGTGTG
The sequence above is a segment of the Primulina tabacum isolate GXHZ01 chromosome 6, ASM2559414v2, whole genome shotgun sequence genome. Coding sequences within it:
- the LOC142549180 gene encoding protein PHOTOSYSTEM I ASSEMBLY 2, chloroplastic-like, with the protein product MAHLSLHSPSAISRFTLQKSELSSKRSSKFKPSRFQIISSLEDDSCSTGSSDRSMELKKEQISHEGTSRRQCLTCLCSIALIIAPRMSGSELKAIALDGKEKAVCRNCGGSGAIICDMCGGTGKWKALNRKRAKDVYVFTECPNCYGRGKLVCPVCLGTGLPNTKGLLRRPDAKELLDKMYNGRLLPNS